Below is a genomic region from Flavobacterium ginsengisoli.
TTTTTGGAGAACCAAAAATTGAAGAAGCAATTGAAAATGTGATTTTCAAAAATGCCGTTAACAATACCTTATTCTTTGACTTTTTAGGAAACGATGCTTTAAAGAGAAACTCACCTTTAAGTTTCTTTAAAAAATTCATTGTTGAAGAAGATGGTCCGAATAAGGATAAATTTGATATTAAAACAAGAGCTTTAATGCCATTAATTGATGGAGCGCGTTTATTAATTTTAAATGCAAACATTAAAGGAATTCAAAATACCTATTTAAGATTCAAACAATTAGCAATCACAGATTCTAAAAATGCTGAAATTTATTTAAGTTGTGCGGAAGCTTTTTTAACGCTTTCAAAATTTAGAACTGTTGAAGGATTAAAAAACGACGACTCTGGCCAATATATTAACCTAAGAGAAATGTCAAAAACTGACAAAGAGAAATTAAAAAATGCATTGTCCCCAATGAAAGACCTGGAGGAACTGATAAAGAGTAAATTTCAATTGACACAATTCTCATAAAACATGCTAGACTGGTTAAAAAACATTAATAAAGACTATCCAGATTTCTGGAAAGACTATTTAACAAAATTCGAAACCAAACCTAATAAGTTTGTTGTTTTATCGACCGAAACTTCTGGTTTAAATCCGGACAAAGATGTTATTTTGTCTCTTGGAGCTTTTTCGGTTATTGATGACAGCATTGTTATTAAGGAAAGTTTCGAAACAGTTTTATTACAATACAAATATCTTCAAGATAACGGGCTTTCAAATGAATTTATCATTGAAAGTAAAATGATGAAAATGCCTGAACCAGATGCGCTTGAAGCTTTTGTAAATTTTATAGGAAACTCAATTCTAGTTGGGCATCATATTAATTTTGATATCGAAATGCTGAATGCTGCTCTAGAACGTTTAGATTGCGGCCGATTGAAAAATGAGGCTTTAGATGTAGATGTCATGTACAGAAAGCTTACAGATATAAATGACAAGCAATTTTCGCTTGACGATTTATGCGGGATTTATAAAATTCCAAAAAGCGATAGAAATTCTTCTTCTGAAGATGCGTATAGAATTGGACTTTTATTCTTAAAATTAAAATCTAGATTAGGAATCAAATAAATTTTAAAAAAAAACAATTTTTAAAGTACCAAGTTCTAATCAGTATCATATTTAAAAGGTCTCTTAACTTTAAGAGGCTTTTTTTTTGTCATTCTATTTATGAATTAACAGAAAATTACTAATTCAATGGTTTTTCAAATTAAGTAAAATTGTAATTTTATATTGATTAAATAAAATTAGAGACAAACCTTTTCTAAAACTAAAATTCTATGAAAAAGCTACTATTTGTTCTGTCCTTTCTGTTTTTTGTTTCAGTGATTTTTGCACAAAATCAAGATCCTTCATCTAAACGTATTTTAGGAAATTGGTATTCTAAAACAAATACAAGTACAAAATGGGTCTTTACTCAGGATGGAAAAGCTTACAATTACAACAATAACCAAATGAAGGTAATGTACAAATATACTATTTCAAATAGTTGTCAGAACTTTTCAGATGATACGGCTGAGTTTGTAACTTTTCGAGATAAAGACGGAAATGAGTTTTGTTTTAGAATAAATGGAATTAATGAAAATAAAAATGGAATTCTGTCACTTACCAACTTAAGTAATATGCAACAGCTTATTTTTGTAAATGATGCAGGTTTAAAAAACAACCAATAAATACCATAAAAAAAGCCTCGTGTTAAGAGGCTTTTTTAGAATTATATTTTTAATTAAGAAATTCTTTCTTTCATAATTTCTTCAACAACTTCTGGATTTAATAAAGTTGAAGTGTCTCCAAAATTAGAGAAATCACCTTCAGCTATTTTACGTAAAATTCTACGCATAATTTTTCCAGAACGAGTTTTTGGCAAACCAGAAACAAATTGAATTTTATCTAACTTAGCGATTGGTCCAATGTGATCTGCAATATATTGGTTTATCTCTTTAGTTAGATTCTCTTTATTTCTAACTTCTCCTGTTTCTTTAAGAATAACAAAACCATATAACGCATTTCCTTTAATATCGTGAGGGAATCCAACAATTGCAGATTCTGCTACAGCTGGATGTTCGTTGATCGCATCTTCAATAGGAGCTGTTCCTAAGTTGTGTCCAGAAACAATAACAACATCATCTACTCGACCGGTAATTCTGTAGTATCCAACTTCGTCTCTTAAAGCACCGTCTCCTGTAAAGTATTTTCCAGGGAAAGCAGAGAAATAAGTTTCTTTGTAACGTTCGTGATTATTCCAGATAGTTCTAGCGATTCCCGGCCATGGAAATTTAATACATAAACTTCCAACTACTTGGTTTCCTTCAATTTCATTA
It encodes:
- a CDS encoding 3'-5' exonuclease is translated as MLDWLKNINKDYPDFWKDYLTKFETKPNKFVVLSTETSGLNPDKDVILSLGAFSVIDDSIVIKESFETVLLQYKYLQDNGLSNEFIIESKMMKMPEPDALEAFVNFIGNSILVGHHINFDIEMLNAALERLDCGRLKNEALDVDVMYRKLTDINDKQFSLDDLCGIYKIPKSDRNSSSEDAYRIGLLFLKLKSRLGIK